GCGTGAGTTCGAGCAAGGATGGGGCATGAGCTCCGTGGGTGCTGGCTTGCCCCTTTACTCTATCCGCTTAATCTTTATCGGTGTTCTCGATTTCCAACACGACCGGGCAATGATCGGAGAGTTGCCGGTAGGCGAGCGGATAGTTTCCTCGAATGCGTTCACAGCCTGCCACGGCGCAATAGCCGGTGACCTGAACGGTGGTGACGGTGACTTCTTGCATCTCTTGAGGCACGAGCACATGATCCAGCCAGCCACCGCGTCCGCGAAAATAGTGGGAACATTGCGGATGTAAGGTCAGATCAACAAACCCGGGTTTTTCCTTGGCAACTTTCCTGCGCAGATTTTTCAGCTCGGAGTCTCGCGATTGCCAATCGCCCGCGCCCATCGTATTGAAGTCGCCGAGAAGAATCACATCCCGGTCGCGAGCGAGGAGGGGATCGATCGCTTCATCAATCCGGTTTAAGGCGTGATGCCGATCCTCCACGGCAAACACCGTGGGACCGGATTTTAAATGCAATCCGATCAGATGAAAATCAACTCCATGGGGTTCTCTGGCTTGTACCCACGCATATTGCCCTGGGCGTAATCCGTAGGTGCAGGCGTTATGAGCCGATTTTGCCCTCGCGTTAAACTGCCACAAGCTTTCAAACTGAGACAAGGACACGCGGGTGTCGTTCCACAACAGGCCGACATGATGGTCCTCGGGCCGGCCGCACGGTTGGCGATACCACCGCCATGTGTCTCCCGTCTGTTGATTCAGCGACGCGATGATCGTGTTCCAGGCTTTGGTGGCCTCTGGGGTCGCGAGACTTTCCTGGACCGCGAGAATATCAATTTGCATCCAACGGA
Above is a window of Candidatus Nitrospira neomarina DNA encoding:
- a CDS encoding endonuclease/exonuclease/phosphatase family protein, coding for MHKLFSTFGFVCWFTMCGWTITFAQDFEVGQSVTLEAIKPIGVPLHRNPAPSYLKHVPTGTSATIEETAQNGQWLSLRLPDGKTAWVHKKYLKTGSLQPQPQSTPEAPQTAAGGEHEVWASRDQCETAVKQGSRMAAESSVKIRLATWNIRWFPIGQPTDQKEDHADPTDLDWLICAIRWMQIDILAVQESLATPEATKAWNTIIASLNQQTGDTWRWYRQPCGRPEDHHVGLLWNDTRVSLSQFESLWQFNARAKSAHNACTYGLRPGQYAWVQAREPHGVDFHLIGLHLKSGPTVFAVEDRHHALNRIDEAIDPLLARDRDVILLGDFNTMGAGDWQSRDSELKNLRRKVAKEKPGFVDLTLHPQCSHYFRGRGGWLDHVLVPQEMQEVTVTTVQVTGYCAVAGCERIRGNYPLAYRQLSDHCPVVLEIENTDKD